The nucleotide window TGATTGATGGATAACATTGCGCCCGTTCATATTAGTAAGCAGCCATTTACCTGTCAAGTTCCTTATCATCAAGCTGACCACTATATATCAATTTTTCTAGCCTTTCGTCAATGAGATTGACATGCTCCTTTCCAATGTCAAGTGAATAATCCAGAATAGGAAGTCCAAGCAAGTAAGCAACTAAAATTCAAAGGAGTCCATTATTAGATCCAAGTGAACTAGGCATAACTCATTATTACGTTTCATGCAAGACTTTACCCAAGAAATGTGCAGCTTCATGTCCAGTAATTCGTTCTTGATAATCAggaaaaaatgatgaaaagcCATCTATGGCAGCTTGAAGAAGCCTAAGAGAAAGGAAAGGCACATACAAAATGTCATGGAGTAGAAAAGTGAGATAACTATACATTGCAAGTGAAATTTTACCCAGGAGAAATGCTTCCAACAGCCAAAACAATTAGCGATATGCTGCCAATCAAGTATGGCACAAAGAAGCCCCAATCCTGTTATGAatccaaattttcaataagaGGATGAGATTAAGGAACAGCTCATTAGTTAAAAGGTGATTATATGAGGAACTAAAGTAGAAGAACAAACAGGTTAAGCAACAAAAGATGCTGTCTATGTTACCCCAGGAAGCTGCCCTGCAAGGACGCCCAAGAATCCAGTCG belongs to Cucurbita pepo subsp. pepo cultivar mu-cu-16 unplaced genomic scaffold, ASM280686v2 Cp4.1_scaffold002435, whole genome shotgun sequence and includes:
- the LOC111786685 gene encoding uncharacterized protein LOC111786685 — translated: KDSNAVKEALDQLREVGWAKKWSSQPYVSRRTTTLRELTTLGIKNAENLAIPSVRNDAAFLFTVVGTTGFLGVLAGQLPGDWGFFVPYLIGSISLIVLAVGSISPGLLQAAIDGFSSFFPDYQERITGHEAAHFLVAYLLGLPILDYSLDIGKEHVNLIDERLEKLIYSGQLDDKELDRLAVVAMAGLASEGLKYDKVVGQSADLFTLQ